From Nymphaea colorata isolate Beijing-Zhang1983 chromosome 6, ASM883128v2, whole genome shotgun sequence, a single genomic window includes:
- the LOC116255732 gene encoding 3-ketoacyl-CoA synthase 11-like, with translation MAEPRPEPPARRFSTSQKLPDFLLSVKLKYVKLGYHYLISHGMYLFLFPVIGAIAAQLSTFSIKDLNDLWDHLRYNLISVILCSMLLVFLCTLYFLRRPRPVFLVDFSCYKPVDARKCTRKVFMDQSALTGCFSQENLDFQKKILERSGLGDTTYLPEAVMNIPPNPSMAEARKEAETVMFGALDQLFAKTTLKPKDVAILIVNCSLFNPTPSLSAMIVNHYKLRGNILSYNLGGMGCSAGLISIDLAKDLLQAHPNSYALVVSMENITLNWYFGNNRSMLVSNCLFRMGGSAILLSNKRSDRRRSKYQLVHTVRTHKGADDKCFGCVNQEEDDTGKVGVSLSKDLMAVAGDALKTNITTLGPLVLPMSEQLLFFATLVGRKLLKMKIKPYIPDFKLAFEHFCIHAGGRAVLDELEKNLNLSEWHMEPSRMTLYRFGNTSSSSLWYELAYTEAKGRMKRGDRTWQIAFGSGFKCNSAVWKALRTINPAKEKNPWMEEIDQFPVVVPRVSAL, from the coding sequence ATGGCGGAACCAAGACCGGAGCCACCAGCGCGAAGGTTTTCTACTTCTCAGAAACTCCCCGACTTTCTGCTATCTGTGAAGCTCAAATACGTGAAACTCGGGTACCATTATCTTATCTCCCATGGAATGtacctcttcctcttccctgtGATCGGCGCCATCGCCGCTCAGCTATCGACTTTCTCCATCAAAGACCTCAACGACCTGTGGGACCATCTTCGCTACAATCTCATCTCCGTCATCCTCTGTTCCATGCTCCTCGTCTTCCTCTGCACTCTGTATTTCCTTAGGCGCCCGCGACCCGTCTTCTTGGTCGATTTCTCCTGCTATAAGCCTGTCGATGCACGGAAATGCACCCGAAAGGTCTTCATGGATCAGTCCGCCCTCACCGGCTGCTTCTCTCAGGAGAATCTTGACTTTCAGAAGAAAATCCTCGAGAGATCCGGCCTCGGCGACACAACTTACCTCCCTGAAGCCGTCATGAACATACCACCGAATCCATCGATGGCGGAAGCAAGAAAGGAAGCCGAGACTGTTATGTTTGGAGCTCTCGACCAATTGTTCGCTAAGACGACCCTGAAGCCAAAGGATGTCGCCATCTTGATCGTGAACTGCAGTCTCTTCAATCCTACCCCTTCACTCTCCGCCATGATAGTCAACCACTATAAGCTTCGAGGCAACATTTTGAGCTATAACCTCGGCGGAATGGGTTGCAGTGCGGGCCTGATATCCATTGATCTCGCGAAGGACCTTCTGCAAGCCCATCCTAACTCTTATGCACTGGTTGTTAGCATGGAGAACATCACGCTCAATTGGTATTTCGGAAACAACCGATCGATGCTGGTGTCGAACTGCCTCTTCCGTATGGGTGGATCTGCCATTCTCCTTTCCAACAAGCGCTCTGATCGCCGGCGGTCGAAATACCAGTTGGTCCACACTGTTCGAACCCACAAAGGCGCAGATGACAAGTGCTTTGGCTGCGTGAATCAGGAAGAAGACGATACTGGCAAGGTCGGCGTCTCCTTGTCCAAGGATCTAATGGCTGTTGCTGGAGACGCTCTGAAGACAAACATAACCACATTGGGTCCGCTCGTGCTGCCCATGTCTGAGCAGCTTCTCTTCTTTGCTACATTGGTAGGAAGGAAGCTGCTGAAGATGAAAATTAAGCCATACATTCCGGATTTTAAGTTGGCATTCGAGCATTTCTGCATTCATGCTGGAGGAAGGGCAGTTCTCGATGAACTGGAGAAGAACTTGAACTTGTCTGAGTGGCATATGGAGCCCTCTAGGATGACACTTTACAGATTTGGAAACACATCCAGCAGCTCTCTGTGGTATGAATTAGCTTATACAGAGGCAAAGGGGAGAATGAAGAGGGGTGACAGGACCTGGCAAATAGCATTTGGTTCCGGTTTCAAGTGCAACAGTGCTGTTTGGAAGGCTCTCAGGACCATAAATCCGGCGAAGGAGAAGAACCCCTGGATGGAAGAGATCGACCAGTTTCCTGTGGTGGTGCCTAGAGTATCGGCGCTGTGA
- the LOC116255729 gene encoding protein INVOLVED IN DE NOVO 2-like: protein MSSGSDDCSDFSEGEIEERVEKLYKELKEKNVFTGSSDGFLRCPYCLGRKKQDYKYKDLLQHATGVGNSNKRLKETAKHRALAKFLQLDFVEKPGPSITPSFPRSAPSSKRFKKDAEEERFVWPWMGIVVNIQAKGKDGKHFATASRLKEEFAWFNPVRAYPLWDYKGFRGTAILEFNKEWSGYHAANSFERSFQVDHHGKKEWIEFQGHGSRMYGWMAREDDYNSVDRCIREHLRKHGDLRTVTELEDEEKRKKDILVDGLKEQIDLKNKDLESSGMRLKEVTYVLEQTKASLEEKESDMARLMDQYNEEMRNSQRRQHALWMEVLQERETCRLELEKEKKELASRQKELLKQEAQNDYEKKKFEDEKKQYAARDADLQAASMEQKKTDENLMKLLEDHKREKEEAHRMVLDMQKKLEGKQNLEVEIEKLKGKIQMVEHMEGGDDSNKIESLRTLLEEKEAELDDLDQLNTTLLAKERITNDELQEARKEIIAGFDELFSNRGHIGVKRMGELDSKAFKEECKKKYPKDYEIKAVEMASSWDASLRDPNWFPFKVVQDGDNCKEIINDDDERLKELKAGCGEGIYEAVVTALKELNEYNASGRYPVKELWNFKAGRKASLKEAAQHLIKSCKLHKRKK from the exons ATGTCGTCTGGTTCAGATGATTGCAGTGATTTTAGTGAGGGGGAAATCGAAGAGCGAGTGGAAAAGTTATATAAggaattgaaggagaagaatgTCTTCACTGGGAGCTCTGATGGCTTCCTTAGGTGCCCCTACTGCCTTGGGAGGAAGAAACAAGATTACAAATACAAGGATCTTCTTCAGCATGCAACAGGAGTTGGAAACTCCAACAAGAGATTAAAGGAAACTGCGAAGCATCGAGCACTGGCGAAGTTCTTGCAGTTGGATTTTGTAGAGAAGCCTGGACCTTCTATTACCCCTTCATTTCCGAGATCTGCTCCATCATCCAAACGTTTCAAAAAGGACGCTGAGGAGGAGCGTTTTGTTTGGCCTTGGATGGGAATCGTTGTGAATATCCAGGCCAAGGGGAAGGATGGGAAACACTTTGCGACTGCTTCTAGATTGAAAGAGGAGTTTGCTTGGTTCAATCCCGTAAGAGCTTATCCACTGTGGGATTATAAGGGCTTCCGGGGGACGGCCATTTTAGAATTTAACAAGGAGTGGAGTGGGTATCACGCTGCGAATTCGTTTGAGCGGTCTTTTCAGGTGGATCATCATGGGAAAAAAGAATGGATAGAATTCCAAGGGCACGGGTCAAGAATGTATGGGTGGATGGCTCGTGAGGATGACTACAACAGTGTTGATAGGTGTATAAGGGAGCATCTGCGGAAGCATGGTGATCTCAGAACTGTTACTGAGCTCGAAGATGAGGAGAAGCGAAAGAAAGATATCCTTGTTGATGGGCTTAAAGAACAAATAGATTTAAAGAACAAGGATTTGGAATCATCTGGGATGCGGCTGAAGGAGGTTACGTATGTACTGGAGCAGACTAAGGCTTCTCTCGAAGAAAAGGAAAGCGATATGGCCAGGTTAATGGACCAATATAATGAAG AAATGAGGAATTCACAAAGAAGGCAGCATGCTTTGTGGATGGAAGTTCTTCAGGAGCGTGAGACATGTCGCTTAgaattagaaaaggaaaagaaagaactagCAAGTCGCCAAAAGGAGTTGCTGAAACAGGAAGCACAAAATGATtacgagaagaaaaaatttgaagatgaaaagaaacaG TATGCTGCCAGAGATGCTGATCTTCAAGCTGCCAGTATGGAGCAGAAGAAGACCGATGAAAATTTAATGAAGCTATTGGAGGATCATAAG agagagaaagaggaagcaCACCGGATGGTTCTTGATATGCAAAAGAAGTTGGAGGGCAAGCAAAATTTGGAGGTAGAGATAGAGAagctaaaaggaaaaatacaaatgGTGGAGCATATGGAAGGTGGTGATGATAGTAACAAAATTGAATCATTGAGGACCCTGCTAGAGGAAAAAGAAGCTGAGCTGGATGACTTGGATCAATTGAATACCACCCTCTTAGCCAAGGAGCGGATTACAAATGATGAGTTACAAGAGGCCCGAAAAGAAATAATAGCT GGTTTTGATGAGTTATTTAGCAATCGTGGTCATATTGGAGTTAAACGAATGGGTGAGCTTGATTCGAAGGCCTTCAAAGAGGAATGCAAGAAAAAGTATCCCAAGGATTATGAAATCAAAGCAGTGGAAATGGCCTCTTCATGGGATGCTTCATTGCGAGATCCAAATTGGTTCCCCTTCAAAGTGGTCCAAGATGGAGACAACTGTAAG GAAATCATAAATGATGACGATGAAAGGTTAAAAGAGCTGAAAGCCGGATGTGGCGAAGGCATATATGAAGCCGTGGTGACTGCCCTTAAGGAGCTTAATGAATACAATGCAAGTGGAAGGTATCCTGTTAAAGAACTTTGGAACTTCAAAGCTGGGAGAAAAGCCAGCTTGAAGGAGGCTGCCCAGCACCTCATCAAGTCCTGCAAGTTGCATAAGCGCAAGAAATGA